The Vicia villosa cultivar HV-30 ecotype Madison, WI unplaced genomic scaffold, Vvil1.0 ctg.000892F_1_1, whole genome shotgun sequence genome segment ATTGTAAGTTTATTTTTCATGTCTTCTTTCAATTCTAACTAATACatgtttattattattctatCTTAACTAATACTTTTCAAATTTGTGTTGTAGCTTGAGGAACCACAAGATGAACCTTTGACATATCATTTTGGTGAAGATTTGGGTGTTTCATCTACTGTTGCTGCAACTTGAATACAATGCCAATGATGAGATTGTTCTGAGGCATTATGAAATGTAATGATCTTTTGAGTTTATTTTGACTTATCATTTTGAAACCTCATGTATTTTTGATACAATTATCTTTGGTAGCCTCTTATCAAAACATTAACATTTGTCTTGGTATATTATATAAGTTGGTATATTATATAAGTGATTATGAAATGCTGTTGGGTTGTTAATTTGATATGTAAAATCATTAGTTTCATTTCATGTACAGTTTGGAAACCCATAAATAAACATgaaatttcattaattttttcttgTGTATCGGGTGGTCCGGTTACCCGACCAACAACAACGGTCCGGTTTcggttattttattaaaaaaaatctaattcggTTCGGTCTTCGGTTACCTGAAATTGTTGGACCGGTTTCGGTCCAACTATTTATCCATCACTGTGCTGGACCGGTCCCGGTTTACCCGGATAAGTTTTCGGTCCATAAATCGGGACATCAATTATCCGGACCGAACCGGACCGATAACAGCCCTAACCGTGCCCGCGGAAATTCATATCTGTTAATAAGTtataaaaattacttaaatattattaaaacatTTATGTTCTATACAaattttattggtaatttcataTTTAAGCTTCTTTCATACTTCATACCTCATTTCAACAATTCCACCGTCCATCCAAACAATATCACATTTTTCCTTTCCAACTAGTGTCATCCTGATCCTTTCTACTTCTCCGTCGTCCTCTCTTCCACCATAACTCAAAATCACAATATCattctttttttaagaaaaaaaatgaagtgtATGGAATATTATGCTTTggtgaaaatgaaggaaattaatttcataaaattttgttgttaaaataagAGAGATTTGTATGAGTGATAACAATCTTGTTTAAATTTCTACCTACTTTCTACCTACTCTACATAAACCCTAATCCTTTCTTTCTTTAAATTTCCTTTCTTATTTTCATCATTATTGTGTGAGtgataacaatcttgttcatcaagattgataaaAATTTATCGTAGATATTGGTGAATTTCCAACAGCaaagacatatattgtattttacATGAAAATAGAATAAATGAGTATGAAGTTTAACAATAAGATAAACAAATTTACAAATAGTTATTAGAAAAAAATTCTTACTGATTGAAGTTGTTATGAGACATGAAAATCCTAAAAAAGAACAAATACGTAAAAAATGGCAGcaaatgaaattgaaaaaaaatcttaCTGATTGAAGTTGTTATGAGACATGAAAATCATAGAAAAGAACAAATAGGTGAAAAATAGTAGCAAATGAAATTTGTAAATAATGAAGGTAGGATTAAGAGTGGTTATAAAGGCGTGTACGAATACAAAAAGACACTATTTTATAACCGTTTTTATAGActattattaatactattattataACCTCTCATTTTTTAGAAGTTAATTATTTtaccaattaataaaatattggaCTAAAATAATTAACTTCCAAAAATAAAGTATTGGACTAAATTAGAAATTTTATGACctacacttttattatttacaaaattagTCATGAAAAGTAACTTAACACCATGGTTTTTAAAATACCGAGGGGTAAATTTATTTGCATATGGGTTCGAACTCCATCacatacatttttattatttacaaaactaGCGCCTCATACATCTCGGTTAATCAATAAAACTGAGgggtaagatatatatatatatatatatatatatatatatatatatatatatatatatatatatattatatatatatatatacacacacacacacacacattttttaattaaaactcgttacattgtttacacagaaagttaataatttttttttgtttatgtttacccagaatattacatagtttacatagaatattaaaataaaaattacattgtccatgaagatcatatgttggattTTCGAATCCTTGATATTTGGACAAAATCAAATGATGGGCACCACTATAATATTCTCAATTGTTTTTTTATGCATGTGTTTCTGATATAAACAAAAAAGgatataaataaatgattttgtgctcaaataaatattgaagaacacaaaccttTAACCCAAATAATTTTATGCTCTTGCAATCTATCATAGAGAATTCTTCATGGTAAATACTCTTGCAAACTTTAAATTGGAGGATGTAGATAGTTTTAAGCGCTTCatgatgtttcattatcaattttaGATATTAGAATGCTTTTATAATGAAAGTTTTTGGGGATCCTTTGTCTCCGTTTCTTTTTGTTCTTGTCATGGAAGGATTAACCACCCTTGTCAAAAAGTCGGTAGAAGTGGGGGatttcaaacctttcaaattTAGAGAAGAGGACTTAGTGGATATTCTTCAATTCACGGACGATACCGTTATTTTAGGGGAGCCTTCTTGTGATAATTTTTGGAGCTTGAAAGTGTTGCTGAGAGGTTTTGAACTTGTGTCGGAGTTAAAAACCAACTTCACTAAAAGTAACATTTTCGGTGTTAATGTGGGAGATTGGTTGATGCATACGACAACATCGTTCGTTTCTTGCAAAAAAGGGAACTTTCCtttcaaatttcttggtatttggGTGGGCGCTAATCCTAGAAGCAAGAAGACGTGGAAGGAACTTTTAAACAACATTAAGAGTAGACTATTATCTTAGAAGGGGCAGAACATTTCAATTGGGGGAAGGTTGACACTCATTAATGCGGTACTTAATGCTATCCctactttctctctttctttttataAAGCTTAGAAGAAAGTCATACAAGAGATAAGAGAGCTTCAAAGAAACTTTTTTGTGGAGTGGTAATGTGAATAAAAGGAGTAtacattgggtgaagtgggagaTCGTGTGCAAACCAAAAGATAAAGGCGGATTGGGGGTTAGGGATGTTAGAGAGATGAAAATGGCTCTTCTTCTTAAATGGAAATGGCGGATTCTAACGGAGAAAGATGCAATATGGAGGAGATTCATTGATTTGAGGTATCgcaatccaaaactcaagacgcAAGTGACTAATGGGGATATCATTAATCATGATGATTCCATATGGTGGAGGGATGTCATGATAAATAATGTGAAACTGGAACGTTTTGAGGAAGGCTTCTCTAGTTGTGTTGACTTTCATTTAAAGAATGGTAAAAACATTCTTTTCTGGGATAATATTTGGTTGGGAAATCAAACTCTTCGTGACAAATTTCTAGATTTGTATGATCTATCAACCAAAAAACTGTGTTCGGTAACAGATATTTTACACAGGCAGGACGACGCTGTTCATTGGTCTGCGAACAACCTGTTCGGACAAAATTCCTCTACTGTCCAGGGGCCGAAACTTGATATGGCAGTTGCGGATGCTGCTTCTGTCCAGCAACAGTGGCGGGATTTGCATACTACCTTGCAACCTGTCTCGTTGAATAACTTGGAGGAAGATCATTTTGAATGGAATTTGAATTCTAACGGTGAGTTTTCGGTATCTAGTGTTTCGAAATTGGCGGAGGAATCAAAAGAGCTAGCGTGGCCGTTTTCAACTGTATGTTTGATGAAAGTTATATGGTCTTTGAAATTACCttttagaataaatgtgttttcaTGGAGGTTCTTGTCCGAAAAACTTCCTTTAAAAGACCTTTTGATTCAAAGGGAAGTTTCAAATATTTCTTCGGCTAATTGTATTTTTTGCGAGGCTCATCGGGAGAATTTGAATCATATGTTCTTTGATTGCTTGATGGCGAAATCGGTTTGGAGAAGAATTTATGTTTGGTTGGGAGATGATCCTATACTTTCATTTTCCGAGTTcttgaattttggttccatccAAGAGAAGGTGATGATAGTCAACTACAAGAACAAGATTAACATCATTTGGATATTAATTATTTGGAGTTTATGGCTCATGAGAAATGCCATGATTTTTGAGAACAAGCCTTATAGATTTGATACTCATAAAATGGACGACACATATTTGTTTAAGGACGATGATCCATATCCTTAATTATCACGTTAAATTATTTGTTAAAAACCgaggtgaattttttttttttacattacaatatttacacagaatattaaaatattatattacaaTAAATCTAGAATCTTGAAGAACAATAAAACTTTGCTGTAAGGAGTTATCTAattcaaacattgaaaaatgttaCATGGATTAcatgcatccaacttctaaatGAGTTATCTGTTCCAACCATTGAAAAATGTTTTTCtacacttgcaatccatcatagagaactttttcaAGCGTCTTTAAGTTCCAAAATTTCATTATCTTGAGCTAATGTGTTCATGGCCAGATTCTATTTTTGGGAATAAATTTCTCAAATATTGTCAACAGAGGAAAGCAAAGATGTTTTCTTTGAAAGTTACTAATTAATaaagaaaaaacagaaaaaattaaCTAAGAAAAAAAGGAAGTTGGAAAGGCGCCAAGTGAGAAATCATTGAAAAAAACTTTAAATGTAGTAACAAGATTTCGAAGCGAGTTCCTTTATAGTTATATTCCTTTAGTTTTATAAAAAACAAGGGGataggtttattattttttttatggatAAAATATCGCACTCACTTATAGATATGTCACCTCGGTTTTTGAGAAAAGCGAGGGAAAATgttgtttatttaaaataaaaaaatcaaacacgGTGCTCCCAAAATCTATACTCTTGATTTTTAATATGTTCGAGATGAAATATTCGTTATAAAaagtgttatttgtagtagtgaataTTTCCCACGCTTGGTTTGACAATTCACAGTCACCAACCTTTTCGAAATTATCACTATCCACACATTGATGAACAACGCTTTTGAAGTCTTCTTTGAATTCTGTCTTCCTTATGCGTTGCTCTTTGTGCATCTGTTGCACATTCGATAGGGGGTTCACTCCATTCTTGATCCCTTCAAGAACATCTTGGTAGCAAATTAAACACCTTCATTTGCTTGCACTATTTTTCGTAGTTCTTCGCATCAAGGGTTGGTAGGTTTGTAGGGACTCTATTATTGAATACATAATTCATGTTGCACACTAGGTGATTGTGGATCAGAACCAGGCTCTTGATGCTATTTTTTGGGAcaatttgggggggggggggggtcaacACGATAAAGCATTTATAACTtatagaaatttctttttatGAGCatcacacctttgtgagagacacaccacatactcCTCCAAAATCTAAAGGTGACAGATGTGTagattctcccacttataaatatgCTGAAGTCTCCACATTCTTAACCAAAGTAAAACTTCTCCACTCTACTCACACTTATAATTCTTTCCAATACAATTTAGTCATAATAAAAGAAAGGGTCACGCTAACATGTTCCCTAAGGGCACATATTAagaatactataattagaaaaaactaaatgaaattaaatgttattaagtcatatttaaagtttcgacaCATTGAATGCACGTgtttcaagaaaatatttttataaatagtttaTTAACTTGTgaccttggggcacatgttaactTTTTCTTAAAAGAAAATACTAGTAGATAAGAATTGTCAACATTAATGAAGATCAAACAAATCTATTCAATTCTCACcttgaaaatgtttttttaataggcaattatTCTATTAAAGGGAGTTAAAGGGAGACTCCACCCAAATACAAGCGGAAAACTCCGACTACTCAAAAACATATGAGCGGAAGGATATTCCAAACGCGAAAATTACAATTGTCTGATAACTTATATCTAGAAGCTAACCACCTCCACGAGATAGAAATGATCTCCGACATACACTCGGTAAAACTAAAGGGCTCTCCTTTAAAAATAACCGCATTACGCTTAAGCCATATGCTCCAAACCGAGGCAAGCCAAATGACCGCTATGGTATGCCTTCTATTTAAACGCTTCACCTTAACACAATGCTTAAAGAACTTCTCAAACTCCTCCAACGTGATCTCATCCAAAGTACCCAACCAAAGATAGACTTTCCTCCATATCCCCATCACGATCTCGCAACGACATAGCAAGTGGCTTAAAGATTCAACTTCCTCCTCGCAGAACACACAAAGTAAGTTATTCATGACCGCCGCTATGCCTCTTTTAAAAAGTTGGTCCTTTGTGGCGATCCTATCAAGAATAACCCTCCAACCGAAACAAAGAATTTTTGACGGGACCTTTAACTTCCACAGGTGATTTATGGCCAAGACAATGGCTGCGTCTAAAGGAGGAGACGATAGCTTCTCCTTGTACCTGTCAAAACAAGACTTAACAGAAAAGACTCCATCCGCCGTTAACGCCCAATGGAACTCGTCATTAACATCCTGCTCCACCGATATCTGTTGCAAGTAACCCAACTGCTGCTGAACCAGGAAATTAGAAGCAACTGTGTCTGCCGAAAATAGAGCTGCATTATTCCATTCCCAGCCAGTGGCTGGGACGCTGCCAGCTGCAGCAACGGAGATTAGATGGTCCGAAGCCACTGCGAAAATGTGACTAATGATGCATGCATATAAATGTCAATAATGAAGATCAAACAAATCTATTCAATTCTCACCTTGAAATGTGACTAATGATGCATGCTATACTAATGAGGCGCCACCCATCtccaaacaaaaacaattgtcgGCACATACAAATTTGTACACAACTGTTTATGGTACCGTTCGTgagaaaactgaaccaaatcgaATTAAATCATAGTTAAAATCATAGTCACAGAATTCGCTGCCCCCTATAGAGAACCGCGAATTGGTTCGCACGTACCGGTTCGCGGTACTTTTGCGAATTGGTACGCGAAAATTCGCACAGAATTCTGCAAATATGCCGTACCAGAGTACCAAccttaataaataaaattcaaactaaTTTTAAAACCCACTTTCAACCAGCTTCTTTAATAGCTGTATGAGACTTGCAAATCCAACGTAGCTGCAAAGTGTATTTATAAGTAACCATAACACTAAAGCTAAGTAAAGGTTCCGATGTGGGACTTACATATATTCATATGCACAAGTTTATCTCTATTAGCTTatataattattcaaataaaGTTTATATTCCACAAATAAAGTTTAGAATTGTTTTAAGACTAAATAAGTAGagactttattttaattaaatatttttttgttataacGTACCGATTATTTTATTTGAACGTACCGCGAACCGAAATAGCGTACCAACTCTGTATACCCCTCACGTACCTAATTCTTTGAGAGCTGCGTACCGCGTACCCGAATGCGTACCACGTACCGGAGCGAATTGCGAACCATGTGACTATGGTTAAAATTTACTCGAACAAAATCAAaccgttttaatttattaagaGTTGAACCGAATCAGAATCATAGGTTTGATATAttgttttgaaattctgaacCGTATCGAACTGTTAGAAgacaatttttttcaaaccgaACTGTTTATTAAAGAATTGAATCgttaaattatttttcaattttttttaagaaaatgtaacttgttttaaatatttttcttctcGGTTTTTATTCGGTTCAGATTCTGTTTCAATTCAATTCAGTTTCAGGTCAGTTCTAAAACTATTTGTACATTATAATTTGATTTATTATCTAAACATAACTGTTTGATTATTTCAGTTCGATTCCGTTTGACGATTTGATTTAACTATTAAATTTTTTGAACAACCCTATCCACAACCCTTGTTTAATCTTCCACcagcagttccacaacaaagattcTCATTTTTTATTGATTGTGTTGACTCCCGGCAAGCCTTCCAAATGACATTGGTATACTCAGTTGCTACGGTCAGGTTTGAGAAATTCCAAAACAATTTATTACATAAAATTTCCGGATAACATGCCAGCAATataattcaaaacaaattttttactttaattttttttaatttgaaacgaATGTACTATATCTCAACTCACTCAATCAAATGACAAGAATGGAACAACAACAATTCAATTCATCAATAGTAACACCTTTCCCAGGTTATCtataaatacaataataatatttGGAGAATAAAATACAACACCTTTGATAATTGGAGATTCACTCAATTGAGcatctaaacaaaaaaaataagataCAATACTTAACATATTATTTTGTAAAATGGATAACAGTAAGCTGATAGTTGCAAGGAGCGTGCCATATCACATAGTGATATATCCAACTTATTCATATTAATTATTAAGACATGCaacttattatttaaataatattcaaCCTATTAAAATAACagcacacaattttttttaataaacaatttgTATCTAGCGGATTTTGAATCTGAGACATTGACAGGAACACACTTTCAGGAGTCAAGCGTTTCATCGCTAGATCACGCAGGCACACATGACAGCACACAATTAACATCCAAGATTTTGAAGCAGTCCCCTACATTCAACTCTTTCCACAGGAACACAAACCAAATCATTAGCCCTAGGAGCAGTCAACCCTGGCCTTTCATTCCCATCAATAACAATATCATCACCCTTCATAATCTCACCATTACAACCCACAACATGAAAATCAAAACACTGTATTATAGCCCCAAACAAAGCAGGTAACGCTTGCATGGCATAACCAACACTAGGGCACATCCTTCTTCCTGACCCAAACGGCAATATCTGAAAATTTTGTCCCTTCACATCAACCCCCTCATTGGACTTTCCTAAAAACCTTTCAGGATTAAACTCTAACGGTTTCTCCCAATATTCTGGATTTCTTCCCATAGACCAGTTATTCACAATGACTAAACTGTTTTCTGGGATCACGTAGTTTTCGATGTTGCATGTTGTTACGCATCTTCTGGCGATCATAGGTACCGGGGGATGGAGACGGAATGTTTCCTTCATTATGGCATTGAGATAAGGAAGATTTATGCAGTCAGATTCATCTACTAGTCTGGTTTTTCCTACTACTTTGTCTATCTCTTCACGGGCTTTTTGGAGCAATGAAGGGTTATTCATGAGTTCTGCTAAAACCCATTCAGTGGCTATTGCTGTTGTGTCTATTCCAGCTGAGAAAAAATCCTGTGGAAACATATCACatttaaagaaattaaatttatcaTTAGATATACTATGATTGGATGTGATTTATATGCTCTGCAACACCGACacttctaaaaaataaaaaatatgtatgtccggtctaatgtctaaaacctacaGAGATACttttgattatatattatttatttattttttaaaattattattgatgtaGACGTGCCAGTGTCAGTATCATCCGGTGATGTGTTTCTGATGTGTGTGCGCTTCAACATTTTATATAGACAtcttaagaaaagaaagaagtaggGATGAATTTAATTACCATAACCAAGCCTTTAAGGTGAATCCTTTCAATTTTAACTTCACAATTCACATCCTCAGCACAATCTAGCAAGATATCAAGAAAGTCTTTAAATTCAACACCTTCCTCATTCTTATTTTTCACTCTTTCTTTGTTCTTCCTCACTTCCTCGCGTTTACTAATAATACTTTCTACCAGCGTATCAAATCTTACAAACAAATCCTCAATCCTTTTCCCAAACTCTTGTAAGTCAAGTTTTTTAAGTAACCAGATAAAATCGGACGCATTAAACTCCCCGAAAATTTGTGTCACGTCACGCACAACATCTCTAGCTTCTTCAGCTTCTCCCAACATCATTTTAGAAATGATGTTGTTTGACAACTTTAGTAACTCTTGAGCCACGTTCACAGTCTCATAGCTTTTCGCTTTGTTAGCGAAAAACTTAAGGAGACTATGTGTTTCACGTAATCGTAAGTATTTAAAGTTGTTAACGCTACGAGCACCTAGAAGCTCGCTCATAGCAAGCTTCTTAATGAATCTCCAATAGTCACCATAAGGTGCAAAAGCTAGAGATGACTCGTAGGTGAGACGCTTAATAGCGGCCGAATGATCGCGGTTATGAAAGGCGTGTTCGTTGATTTGAAGGATTTGTTTTGCGAAGTGAGGAGTGGATGCGACAACGACGAGAACAGAACCCAAATTAAGAGAGAATAAGGGTCCATATTTGTGGAAGAGGTTGTCAAACGATTTGTGGAGAATGGGACTTAGCATATGCATGTGGCCTATGATTGGAAGCTTAAATAGAGGAGATGGAGGGAGTTTTTTGCGGCGGTTTAGAAGTGGCCGGAAAATCATGTAGTAAATGAATGATGAGAGAAAGATAGTGAAGGCTAATAGAAAATTTTCCATGATTTGTAGTTGAATAATATGTATATGAGACTATGGTAGTGAAGACTATATATAGTGAGTGTGACGATGAGCCACTAGCAATAAAGAAACGTAATGGGGACCTCACAcatgaaaaattaaagaaatatgaAGACTATTCGCATTAAGTAGGGGTAAGGGGACCTCACAcgtgaaaaaataaagaaatatgaAGACTATTCGCATTAAGTAGTATGTAACGTGGAAAAAAATCTGTTTACTAgtcttgatttttgacttagaataaataaaaagttgAATAATCTTTTTTAGAAAAATACTTGCATGAGCACAAACATAACAAGTGGCTTTACAAACAACCAAtcacaaatttttattaattaaaaaataaaaatatattttttccctcTCCTACTTAATCTCAACCGCCCCatgaattcaattaaaaaagaaattaaattttaaataaatttaaaattttccctttttttattggttgttcctaacacTAATGATTTAtgttcgtatccatgcaagtttttctcctttttttaataggttaaataaattaaattaatataatagtgTATAAACTTTAACTTTGTATAACAGTGTAGGTTGGAGTGTAGGTTGGACCGGTTACACTAGATAAGGTGTATTGTTTGCcaaaataaaaaggcaaaaaatatcTAAAGGTGTCCGAAATTTTTAAAAAGATAATATTGAAACTATAATTGAAAACTCCATTTGAATATTATAAGCAGGTTCTTTAAAATAATAACTAAGTCCATATGCCAAAATCActtgtttgaaaaataaaatagttgTTTCTCAAAATAGGacataaaaaaaaagtaatgTACATTAAGATAATATCATATTtaactaaaatattattataaaataatgtaAAAATTTGAAACGTTAGTTGAATTAAAAGTAGTATTTTGGTAACCCAAATAGGTGGTAAGTAATGAACGCAAGCATTGGAACGTCCAAAAGTATTCAAGTGCCATAAAATACTTTGTATCCATTATTTCCACTCAGACTTCACTATCATCGCAAAGAGAAGTCGACGATTCATTCTTGCAACAATGACATCTGACATCATGCGCGAAGAACATCAAGTTCTGGCCATGGATGATCAACGTTCACGGTAAGTTGTATTCTGATCATGATCTCGACTGCCTTGGTGTTTTACGCATTTCTTCCACCGTCCCTTCTGTCGTGAAAGATTTTGGTTACAATTAGTTTGTTCATGGATCAATGTCATCCTTTAATAAGTTATATTTCCACACTCTACCGCAATTCATCTAATCCGGTCGTAGATTTGTGGGTTGTTTAGAAATACTATTTAGGGTGTCGTATAAATTTGAAGTAGATTTCCATGTTGATACCTTATTTAGCCTTTCCGAATGCCGATTGTTTGGATATTAGAGGAAATAGTTAGTGTTTATGGTAAATTTCGTGGTTGCATACATGTGGATATGTTGTTAACGTTTTTTCTATCAGGATGCCATTATCAGCTAACGTCTTTCCGTTTTGCAGACCGGATGATGCTTCCTATGAAATGAAAAACCATGGGAAACGTACACGGAGTGTCACTCTTAAAATGATGTTGGAGGAGTTAGCACGTGTGAAGAAAGATAGCAGAAAGGCGATGGCCAAAATAAAGGCATCGAAGGTGAAAACGGAACCTGGGATGGAGAATGAAGTACCGTCAAGAAAGGAAAAAGGTGTTTTCATTGGTGAAGAATGTGTATGAGGTAGTGCGAAAGGGAACAAGAAAGGACATGCTCAAGCCAATCCTGGTGGTGCTGCAAGCAACAATTATTATACATACATTTACCGATCATCTGAATCCAGAAGGTATTTCTAATGTGATTTTTAGCATTATGAACATGTATTTTACCATAAAAAGCTGGTTGAATAGGTAGCAAGTATGATATTAACCTTTCTTTATTTGATTGGACTCTATGTAGGAGTATTCAACCTAATACGGTGTCGACAAAACTGAAGGGAAAGGCCGTAGGAGTGGCAATTGGTGATGATTCGGGAAGGAAGCGCGAGAAAGACAAGGGGAAAGGTTGTGTTTCTAGAATGGCTGCTGGTGTTGCACGGGGAACCCGTAAGGAAAATGTTCACCTATCAAGCGACACCGCAAGGTACCTGTGTTGTTAATCAGTGCAGATATGGTCAAGTAA includes the following:
- the LOC131631969 gene encoding uncharacterized protein LOC131631969, which produces MKVFGDPLSPFLFVLVMEGLTTLVKKSVEVGDFKPFKFREEDLVDILQFTDDTVILGEPSCDNFWSLKVLLRGFELVSELKTNFTKSNIFGVNVGDWLMHTTTSFVSCKKGNFPFKFLGIWVGANPRSKKTWKELLNNIKSRLLS
- the LOC131631979 gene encoding licodione synthase-like, translating into MENFLLAFTIFLSSFIYYMIFRPLLNRRKKLPPSPLFKLPIIGHMHMLSPILHKSFDNLFHKYGPLFSLNLGSVLVVVASTPHFAKQILQINEHAFHNRDHSAAIKRLTYESSLAFAPYGDYWRFIKKLAMSELLGARSVNNFKYLRLRETHSLLKFFANKAKSYETVNVAQELLKLSNNIISKMMLGEAEEARDVVRDVTQIFGEFNASDFIWLLKKLDLQEFGKRIEDLFVRFDTLVESIISKREEVRKNKERVKNKNEEGVEFKDFLDILLDCAEDVNCEVKIERIHLKGLVMDFFSAGIDTTAIATEWVLAELMNNPSLLQKAREEIDKVVGKTRLVDESDCINLPYLNAIMKETFRLHPPVPMIARRCVTTCNIENYVIPENSLVIVNNWSMGRNPEYWEKPLEFNPERFLGKSNEGVDVKGQNFQILPFGSGRRMCPSVGYAMQALPALFGAIIQCFDFHVVGCNGEIMKGDDIVIDGNERPGLTAPRANDLVCVPVERVECRGLLQNLGC